ATGGCATGCATGTGCATAAAGCGGTAAAGGCCCATAATGAAACCGAAACCGGTATTACCATTCATTTTGTAAATGCTCAGTATGATGAGGGTGAAATTATTATGCAAGAAAAAATCGGAATTGACGCTGACGATAGCCCGGAGCAAATTGCAGCCAAGGTTCATCAATTGGAGTATAAATATTATCCCAAGGCAATTTCAAAAATTTTAAAATTCGATTAAGCACCAAAGCAATGCCACAAGGTGAACTCATATATTTAGACAACAATGCCACTACACGAGTTGATGAAGAAGTACTCAATGCCATGCTTCCATTCTTTACCGAACATTATGGTAATGCATCGAGTGCCTTACATCAATATGGTTGGCGTGCAGCCGAAGCAGTAAAGATTGCGCGCGAACAAACAGCTTCGATACTTAGTGTAACGCCCGAAGAAATTTATTTTACAGCCTCGGCAACAGAAGCCATTAATATGGCTTTGGTTGGGTTACATGCACAATACAGCGCTAAGCGAAACAAAATTGTAACCGTGAAAACTGAGCACAAGGCAGTTTTAGAGACCTGCATTTTTCTGCAACAGATGGGTGCCGAAATAATTTTTTTGGATGTGAACCGCCAAGGATTGATTGATATAAAGGAACTGGAAAAAACAGTTGATGATAAAACAAGTGCTGTTTGCATCATGTGGGCAAATAATGAAACCGGTGTGTTGCAACCATTGGCAGCATTTGCCGATATAGCACACAGGCATGGCGCCATATTTATGAGTGATACCACACAAGCAATAGGCAAAGTAAGAGTTGATTTAAATGAAATGGGAGTTGATATTGCCTGCGTATCGGCACATAAATTTTATGGCCCCAAAGGAGTTGGAGCCATTTACCTGAGACGAAAAAATCCAAGAGTGATATTGCCCACCTTTATATATGGCGGTGGTCAGGAAAGCAAATTACGCGCGGGCACATTAAATGTGCCCGGAATTGTTGGTTTAGGAAAAGCCTGCGAAGTAGCGATGGGTCATCTTTGGAATTATGGAGCTGATATGTCGCGGCTACGAATAGCATTAGAGCAACAATTATGTGCCAATCATCACGCTTTTGTAAATGGTACCATGCGAGACCGGCTGCCCAATACATCAAACATTTGCCTTCAATCGTTGGCTATTCGAAATAAAATTTCGGCAATGTCGCATCTGGCAATAAGCACAGGGTCAGCTTGTGCTTCGGCTTTAGCAGAGCCCTCCCATGTGCTGCTGGCAATGGGGCTGAGTAATGACGAAGCATTTAATTCGATACGATTTAGCTTTGGCA
This window of the Bacteroidota bacterium genome carries:
- a CDS encoding cysteine desulfurase is translated as MPQGELIYLDNNATTRVDEEVLNAMLPFFTEHYGNASSALHQYGWRAAEAVKIAREQTASILSVTPEEIYFTASATEAINMALVGLHAQYSAKRNKIVTVKTEHKAVLETCIFLQQMGAEIIFLDVNRQGLIDIKELEKTVDDKTSAVCIMWANNETGVLQPLAAFADIAHRHGAIFMSDTTQAIGKVRVDLNEMGVDIACVSAHKFYGPKGVGAIYLRRKNPRVILPTFIYGGGQESKLRAGTLNVPGIVGLGKACEVAMGHLWNYGADMSRLRIALEQQLCANHHAFVNGTMRDRLPNTSNICLQSLAIRNKISAMSHLAISTGSACASALAEPSHVLLAMGLSNDEAFNSIRFSFGRYNTMEEVRIVTDFFNNLVPSA